The following nucleotide sequence is from Kosmotoga arenicorallina S304.
AAAAGGAACTCGAGACGCTTCGCAAGAAGCTCATGTATGAAATCGCTGAAAGAATTAAAGAAGCAAGAGAATTGGGCGATTTAAGTGAAAACAGCGAGTATGACGAAGCAAAAAATGAACAGGGCAAAATCGACAGCAGAATCAAGCAGCTTGAAGAAATCCTCAACAACGCCGAAATAATAGAAGACAACGGTGATAATTCAATAGTGCGGATTGGAAGTAAAGTTCTGCTTGAAAATCTAGAAAGCAAAGAAACCATGGAAATCAGGCTCGTCAACACGCACGAAGCAAATATTTTTGAAAACAAAATTAGCATAGATTCGCCTATTGGAAAAGCCTTACTGGATAGACGCGTTGACGAAGAGCTCATGGTAAGAGCTCCTTCTGGTAACATCAAATACAAAATCCTTGCAATATCCAAATGATGGAGGCTTAGGAAAATGAATGAAGAGATCAGGCAACAAAAAATACAGAACATCACTGAACTGAGGGAACTTGGCATAGAACCTTATCCATATAGGTTCAACAAAACCCACTCAGCCTCAAAAGTTAAAGAGGAATTTGATTATCTCGAAGCTTC
It contains:
- the greA gene encoding transcription elongation factor GreA, with the protein product MTKREVIYLTKEGYENLKKELETLRKKLMYEIAERIKEARELGDLSENSEYDEAKNEQGKIDSRIKQLEEILNNAEIIEDNGDNSIVRIGSKVLLENLESKETMEIRLVNTHEANIFENKISIDSPIGKALLDRRVDEELMVRAPSGNIKYKILAISK